Proteins encoded by one window of Gopherus evgoodei ecotype Sinaloan lineage unplaced genomic scaffold, rGopEvg1_v1.p scaffold_58_arrow_ctg1, whole genome shotgun sequence:
- the BRD2 gene encoding bromodomain-containing protein 2 isoform X2, which yields MGLATESTPGKRIRKPSLLYEGFESPTMASVPALHLPQVNPPPPEVSNPKKPGRVTNQLQYLHKVVMKALWKHQFAWPFRQPVDAVKLGLPDYHKIIKQPMDMGTIKRRLENNYYWGAAECMQDFNTMFTNCYIYNKPTDDIVLMAQTLEKIFLQKVAQMPAEEQEIVITVAKNSHKKGASRAAALLAGAVTAAHQVPAVSSVSHASLYTPSAEIPTTVLSIPHPSVISAPLLKSLHSAACQPVLAVPAPTQPVAKKKGVKRKADTTTPTTTAIIATSGESSPSATLLEPKAAKIPTRRESGRPIKPPKKDLPDSQQHQTSKKGKLSEQLKYCNGILKDLVSKKHAAYAWPFYKPVDASALGLHDYHEIIKCPMDLSTIKRKMENRDYHDAQEFAADVRLMFSNCYKYNPPDHDVVAMARKLQDVFEFSYAKMPDEPLDTNPQSAGLSGALSKSSSEESSSDDEDEDEDEDEDDEESSSESSSESEESSDSEEERANRLAELQEQLRAVHEQLAALSQSPVSKPKKKRERKEKKRKKKSEKHKGRGGEEEARARQAQLKKAKKAGGSSGGTSGSSSSSITKNSSKVSKGALPAPPMLYDSEEEEESKPMTYDEKRQLSLDINKLPGEKLGRVVHIIQSREPSLRDSNPEEIEIDFETLKPSTLRELERYVLSCLRKKPRKPYSETMKKPVGKTKEELALEKKRELEKRLQDVSGQLNSTKKPPKKANEKPESAQQVPVSRLSASSSSSDSSSSSSSSSSSDTSDSDSG from the exons ATGGGCCTGGCGACGGAGTCGACCCCAGGCAAGCGGATCCGCAAGCCGTCACTGCTCTACGAGGGTTTCGAGAGCCCCACCATGGCGTcagtgccagccctgcacctgcctcAGGTGAACCCTCCACCACCGGAGGTGTCCAACCCCAAAAAGCCAGGCAGGGTCACCAACCAGCTGCAGTATCTCCACAAGGTGGTGATGAAGGCCCTGTGGAAACATCAGTTCGCCTGGCCCTTCCGCCAGCCCGTCGATGCTGTCAAGCTGGGCCTGCCG GATTATCACAAGATTATCAAGCAGCCCATGGACATGGGGACCATCAAGCGACGTCTGGAAAACAACTATTACTGGGGGGCGGCGGAGTGCATGCAGGACTTCAACACCATGTTCACCAACTGTTACATCTACAACAAG CCCACGGATGACATTGTGCTGATGGCCCAGACACTGGAGAAGATTTTCCTGCAGAAAGTGGCTCAGATGCCTGCAGAGGAGCAGGAGATTGTCATCACCGTGGCCAAGAACAGCCACAAGAAGGGGGCTTCCCGGGCGGCAG CTCTCCTGGCAGGAGCAGTCACTGCAGCTCACCAAGTGCCCGCAGTCTCCTCAGTCTCGCATGCCTCGCTCTACACCCCAAGCGCTGAGATCCCCACCACTGTGCTCAGTATCCCCCACCCCTCGGTGATCTCAGCACCGCTTCTCAAATCACTGCACTCCGCTGCCTGCCAGCCAGTGCTGGCTGTGCCCGCTCCCACGCAGCCTGTGGCCAAG aagaAGGGTGTGAAGCGAAAAGCAGACACCAccacccccaccaccacagcCATCATCGCCACTAGCGGGGAGTCATCCCCGTCGGCCACCCTCCTGGAGCCCAAAGCGGCCAAGATCCCCACCCGGCGGGAGAGCGGGCGCCCCATCAAGCCCCCCAAGAAGGACCTGCCCGACTCGCAGCAGCACCAGACCTCCAAGAAGGGCAAGCTGTCTGAGCAGCTCAAGTATTGCAACGGCATCCTCAAGGACCTGGTGTCCAAGAAGCACGCTGCCTACGCCTGGCCGTTTTACAAGCCCGTCGACGCCTCGGCCCTGGGGCTGCACGACTACCACGAGATCATCAAGTGCCCCATGGACCTCAGCACCATCAAA CGGAAGATGGAGAACCGGGATTACCACGATGCGCAGGAATTTGCTGCCGACGTCCGGTTAATGTTCTCCAACTGCTACAAGTACAACCCTCCCGACCACGACGTCGTGGCCATGGCTCGCAAGCTGCAG GACGTGTTCGAGTTCAGCTATGCCAAGATGCCGGACGAGCCCCTGGACACCAACCCACAGTCGGCCGGGCTGTCTGGAGCCCTCTCGAAATCCTCCTCCGAGGAGTCGTCCAGCGACGACGAGGATGAGGACGAAGATGAGGATGAGGACGACGAAGAGAGCAGCAGCGAGAGCTCGTCAGAGAGCGAGGAGAGCTCCGACTCGGAGGAGGAGCGCGCTAACCGGctggcagagctgcaggagcag ctgCGGGCAGTGCATGAGCAGCTGGCCGCGCTGTCGCAGAGCCCGGTCTCCAAGCCCAAAAAGAAgcgggagaggaaggagaagaaaaggaagaagaaatcgGAGAAGCACAAGGGCCGGGGAGGCGAGGAGGAGGCCCGGGCACGCCAGGCCCAGCTGAAGAAGGCCAAAAaagcagggggcagcagtggaGGGACCagcgggagcagcagcagcagcatcaccaA GAATTCCAGTAAGGTGTCGAAGGGGGCGCTGCCGGCACCCCCCATGCTCTACGactcggaggaggaggaggagagcaagCCCATGACCTACGACGAGAAGCGCCAGCTCAGCCTGGACATCAACAAGCTGCCGGGGGAGAAGCTGGGGCGGGTGGTGCACATCATCCAGTCGCGGGAGCCCTCGCTGCGCGACTCCAACCCCGAGGAGATTGAGATCGACTTCGAGACCCTCAAGCCCTCCACCCTGCGGGAGCTGGAGCGCTATGTGCTGTCCTGTCTGCGCAAGAAGCCACGCAAGCCCTACAGCGAGA CCATGAAGAAGCCGGTGGGGAAGACGAAGGAGGAGCTGGCGCTGGAGAAGAAACGGGAGCTGGAGAAGCGGCTGCAGGACGTGAGTGGCCAGCTCAACTCCACCAAGAAGCCCCCCAAGAAGG CCAATGAGAAGCCAGAGTCTGCCCAGCAGGTGCCCGTGTCGCGGCTCAGCGCCAGCAGCTCCAGCTCcgactccagcagcagcagctccagctcctcgTCCTCGGACACCAGCGACTCGGATTCCGGCTAG
- the LOC115643409 gene encoding HLA class II histocompatibility antigen, DR alpha chain-like isoform X5: protein MCPPGPLALPALHPAQCRGEEMGAGRGVPMAQLALLTLLALPGAGAVRVDHVHYQAEFYQRTDRSQQESGEFMQEFDQDEILYVDLERKETVWRLPNFGKFASFEAQGALSNIAVDKHNLEILIKRSNWTRAENVPPEVTVFSEEPVELGEPNVLICFADKFSPPVLSVTWLKNGQEVTGGVYETDFYPRQDNSFRKFSYLPFLPSQGDFYDCRVEHEGLPKPFTKHWEAQVPTPVPETTETLVCALGLAVGIVGIIAGTILIIKGMKMNAARNPRGPL, encoded by the exons ATGTGCCCCCCCGGCCCCCTagcactgccagccctgcacccagcccagtGCCGGGGAGAGGAGATGGGCGCAGGACGGGGCGTCCCcatggcccagctggccctgctcacccTGCTGGCCCTGCCGGGTGCCGGGGCAGTGAGAG TGGATCACGTGCACTACCAGGCGGAGTTCTACCAGCGCACGGACCGATCCCAGCAGGAGTCTGGGGAGTTCATGCAAGAGTTCGACCAGGACGAGATCTTGTACGTTGACCTGGAGAGGAAGGAGACCGTCTGGCGCCTGCCCAACTTTGGCAAGTTCGCCAGCTTCGAGGCGCAGGGCGCCCTGAGCAACATCGCCGTGGACAAGCACAACCTGGAGATCCTCATCAAGCGGTCCAACTGGACACGGGCTGAGAATG TGCCCCCTGAGGTGACCGTGTTCTCTGAAGAACCCgtggagctgggggagcccaaCGTCCTGATCTGCTTCGCGGACAAGTTCTCCCCACCGGTGCTCAGCGTGACGTGGCTGAAGAACGGGCAGGAGGTGACGGGGGGCGTCTACGAGACCGACTTCTATCCCCGCCAGGACAACTCTTTCCGCAAGTTCTCCTacctgcccttcctccccagccaggGCGACTTCTACGACTGCCGGGTGGAGCACGAGGGACTGCCCAAGCCCTTCACGAAGCACTGGG aAGCCCAGGTGCCCACCCCCGTCCCCGAGACCACAGAGACCCTGGTGTGCGCCCTGGGCCTGGCTGTGGGCATCGTCGGCATCATCGCAGGCACCATCCTCATCATCAAGGGGATGAAGATGAACGCCGCCCGCAACCCACGGGGCCCCTT ATAA
- the BRD2 gene encoding bromodomain-containing protein 2 isoform X1: MLQNVNPHSKILGEGSTGLMGLATESTPGKRIRKPSLLYEGFESPTMASVPALHLPQVNPPPPEVSNPKKPGRVTNQLQYLHKVVMKALWKHQFAWPFRQPVDAVKLGLPDYHKIIKQPMDMGTIKRRLENNYYWGAAECMQDFNTMFTNCYIYNKPTDDIVLMAQTLEKIFLQKVAQMPAEEQEIVITVAKNSHKKGASRAAALLAGAVTAAHQVPAVSSVSHASLYTPSAEIPTTVLSIPHPSVISAPLLKSLHSAACQPVLAVPAPTQPVAKKKGVKRKADTTTPTTTAIIATSGESSPSATLLEPKAAKIPTRRESGRPIKPPKKDLPDSQQHQTSKKGKLSEQLKYCNGILKDLVSKKHAAYAWPFYKPVDASALGLHDYHEIIKCPMDLSTIKRKMENRDYHDAQEFAADVRLMFSNCYKYNPPDHDVVAMARKLQDVFEFSYAKMPDEPLDTNPQSAGLSGALSKSSSEESSSDDEDEDEDEDEDDEESSSESSSESEESSDSEEERANRLAELQEQLRAVHEQLAALSQSPVSKPKKKRERKEKKRKKKSEKHKGRGGEEEARARQAQLKKAKKAGGSSGGTSGSSSSSITKNSSKVSKGALPAPPMLYDSEEEEESKPMTYDEKRQLSLDINKLPGEKLGRVVHIIQSREPSLRDSNPEEIEIDFETLKPSTLRELERYVLSCLRKKPRKPYSETMKKPVGKTKEELALEKKRELEKRLQDVSGQLNSTKKPPKKANEKPESAQQVPVSRLSASSSSSDSSSSSSSSSSSDTSDSDSG, translated from the exons ATGTTGCAGAATGTGAATCCCCACAGCAA GATTTTGGGGGAGGGCAGTACTGGGCTCATGGGCCTGGCGACGGAGTCGACCCCAGGCAAGCGGATCCGCAAGCCGTCACTGCTCTACGAGGGTTTCGAGAGCCCCACCATGGCGTcagtgccagccctgcacctgcctcAGGTGAACCCTCCACCACCGGAGGTGTCCAACCCCAAAAAGCCAGGCAGGGTCACCAACCAGCTGCAGTATCTCCACAAGGTGGTGATGAAGGCCCTGTGGAAACATCAGTTCGCCTGGCCCTTCCGCCAGCCCGTCGATGCTGTCAAGCTGGGCCTGCCG GATTATCACAAGATTATCAAGCAGCCCATGGACATGGGGACCATCAAGCGACGTCTGGAAAACAACTATTACTGGGGGGCGGCGGAGTGCATGCAGGACTTCAACACCATGTTCACCAACTGTTACATCTACAACAAG CCCACGGATGACATTGTGCTGATGGCCCAGACACTGGAGAAGATTTTCCTGCAGAAAGTGGCTCAGATGCCTGCAGAGGAGCAGGAGATTGTCATCACCGTGGCCAAGAACAGCCACAAGAAGGGGGCTTCCCGGGCGGCAG CTCTCCTGGCAGGAGCAGTCACTGCAGCTCACCAAGTGCCCGCAGTCTCCTCAGTCTCGCATGCCTCGCTCTACACCCCAAGCGCTGAGATCCCCACCACTGTGCTCAGTATCCCCCACCCCTCGGTGATCTCAGCACCGCTTCTCAAATCACTGCACTCCGCTGCCTGCCAGCCAGTGCTGGCTGTGCCCGCTCCCACGCAGCCTGTGGCCAAG aagaAGGGTGTGAAGCGAAAAGCAGACACCAccacccccaccaccacagcCATCATCGCCACTAGCGGGGAGTCATCCCCGTCGGCCACCCTCCTGGAGCCCAAAGCGGCCAAGATCCCCACCCGGCGGGAGAGCGGGCGCCCCATCAAGCCCCCCAAGAAGGACCTGCCCGACTCGCAGCAGCACCAGACCTCCAAGAAGGGCAAGCTGTCTGAGCAGCTCAAGTATTGCAACGGCATCCTCAAGGACCTGGTGTCCAAGAAGCACGCTGCCTACGCCTGGCCGTTTTACAAGCCCGTCGACGCCTCGGCCCTGGGGCTGCACGACTACCACGAGATCATCAAGTGCCCCATGGACCTCAGCACCATCAAA CGGAAGATGGAGAACCGGGATTACCACGATGCGCAGGAATTTGCTGCCGACGTCCGGTTAATGTTCTCCAACTGCTACAAGTACAACCCTCCCGACCACGACGTCGTGGCCATGGCTCGCAAGCTGCAG GACGTGTTCGAGTTCAGCTATGCCAAGATGCCGGACGAGCCCCTGGACACCAACCCACAGTCGGCCGGGCTGTCTGGAGCCCTCTCGAAATCCTCCTCCGAGGAGTCGTCCAGCGACGACGAGGATGAGGACGAAGATGAGGATGAGGACGACGAAGAGAGCAGCAGCGAGAGCTCGTCAGAGAGCGAGGAGAGCTCCGACTCGGAGGAGGAGCGCGCTAACCGGctggcagagctgcaggagcag ctgCGGGCAGTGCATGAGCAGCTGGCCGCGCTGTCGCAGAGCCCGGTCTCCAAGCCCAAAAAGAAgcgggagaggaaggagaagaaaaggaagaagaaatcgGAGAAGCACAAGGGCCGGGGAGGCGAGGAGGAGGCCCGGGCACGCCAGGCCCAGCTGAAGAAGGCCAAAAaagcagggggcagcagtggaGGGACCagcgggagcagcagcagcagcatcaccaA GAATTCCAGTAAGGTGTCGAAGGGGGCGCTGCCGGCACCCCCCATGCTCTACGactcggaggaggaggaggagagcaagCCCATGACCTACGACGAGAAGCGCCAGCTCAGCCTGGACATCAACAAGCTGCCGGGGGAGAAGCTGGGGCGGGTGGTGCACATCATCCAGTCGCGGGAGCCCTCGCTGCGCGACTCCAACCCCGAGGAGATTGAGATCGACTTCGAGACCCTCAAGCCCTCCACCCTGCGGGAGCTGGAGCGCTATGTGCTGTCCTGTCTGCGCAAGAAGCCACGCAAGCCCTACAGCGAGA CCATGAAGAAGCCGGTGGGGAAGACGAAGGAGGAGCTGGCGCTGGAGAAGAAACGGGAGCTGGAGAAGCGGCTGCAGGACGTGAGTGGCCAGCTCAACTCCACCAAGAAGCCCCCCAAGAAGG CCAATGAGAAGCCAGAGTCTGCCCAGCAGGTGCCCGTGTCGCGGCTCAGCGCCAGCAGCTCCAGCTCcgactccagcagcagcagctccagctcctcgTCCTCGGACACCAGCGACTCGGATTCCGGCTAG
- the BRD2 gene encoding bromodomain-containing protein 2 isoform X3: MLQNVNPHSKILGEGSTGLMGLATESTPGKRIRKPSLLYEGFESPTMASVPALHLPQDYHKIIKQPMDMGTIKRRLENNYYWGAAECMQDFNTMFTNCYIYNKPTDDIVLMAQTLEKIFLQKVAQMPAEEQEIVITVAKNSHKKGASRAAALLAGAVTAAHQVPAVSSVSHASLYTPSAEIPTTVLSIPHPSVISAPLLKSLHSAACQPVLAVPAPTQPVAKKKGVKRKADTTTPTTTAIIATSGESSPSATLLEPKAAKIPTRRESGRPIKPPKKDLPDSQQHQTSKKGKLSEQLKYCNGILKDLVSKKHAAYAWPFYKPVDASALGLHDYHEIIKCPMDLSTIKRKMENRDYHDAQEFAADVRLMFSNCYKYNPPDHDVVAMARKLQDVFEFSYAKMPDEPLDTNPQSAGLSGALSKSSSEESSSDDEDEDEDEDEDDEESSSESSSESEESSDSEEERANRLAELQEQLRAVHEQLAALSQSPVSKPKKKRERKEKKRKKKSEKHKGRGGEEEARARQAQLKKAKKAGGSSGGTSGSSSSSITKNSSKVSKGALPAPPMLYDSEEEEESKPMTYDEKRQLSLDINKLPGEKLGRVVHIIQSREPSLRDSNPEEIEIDFETLKPSTLRELERYVLSCLRKKPRKPYSETMKKPVGKTKEELALEKKRELEKRLQDVSGQLNSTKKPPKKANEKPESAQQVPVSRLSASSSSSDSSSSSSSSSSSDTSDSDSG; encoded by the exons ATGTTGCAGAATGTGAATCCCCACAGCAA GATTTTGGGGGAGGGCAGTACTGGGCTCATGGGCCTGGCGACGGAGTCGACCCCAGGCAAGCGGATCCGCAAGCCGTCACTGCTCTACGAGGGTTTCGAGAGCCCCACCATGGCGTcagtgccagccctgcacctgcctcAG GATTATCACAAGATTATCAAGCAGCCCATGGACATGGGGACCATCAAGCGACGTCTGGAAAACAACTATTACTGGGGGGCGGCGGAGTGCATGCAGGACTTCAACACCATGTTCACCAACTGTTACATCTACAACAAG CCCACGGATGACATTGTGCTGATGGCCCAGACACTGGAGAAGATTTTCCTGCAGAAAGTGGCTCAGATGCCTGCAGAGGAGCAGGAGATTGTCATCACCGTGGCCAAGAACAGCCACAAGAAGGGGGCTTCCCGGGCGGCAG CTCTCCTGGCAGGAGCAGTCACTGCAGCTCACCAAGTGCCCGCAGTCTCCTCAGTCTCGCATGCCTCGCTCTACACCCCAAGCGCTGAGATCCCCACCACTGTGCTCAGTATCCCCCACCCCTCGGTGATCTCAGCACCGCTTCTCAAATCACTGCACTCCGCTGCCTGCCAGCCAGTGCTGGCTGTGCCCGCTCCCACGCAGCCTGTGGCCAAG aagaAGGGTGTGAAGCGAAAAGCAGACACCAccacccccaccaccacagcCATCATCGCCACTAGCGGGGAGTCATCCCCGTCGGCCACCCTCCTGGAGCCCAAAGCGGCCAAGATCCCCACCCGGCGGGAGAGCGGGCGCCCCATCAAGCCCCCCAAGAAGGACCTGCCCGACTCGCAGCAGCACCAGACCTCCAAGAAGGGCAAGCTGTCTGAGCAGCTCAAGTATTGCAACGGCATCCTCAAGGACCTGGTGTCCAAGAAGCACGCTGCCTACGCCTGGCCGTTTTACAAGCCCGTCGACGCCTCGGCCCTGGGGCTGCACGACTACCACGAGATCATCAAGTGCCCCATGGACCTCAGCACCATCAAA CGGAAGATGGAGAACCGGGATTACCACGATGCGCAGGAATTTGCTGCCGACGTCCGGTTAATGTTCTCCAACTGCTACAAGTACAACCCTCCCGACCACGACGTCGTGGCCATGGCTCGCAAGCTGCAG GACGTGTTCGAGTTCAGCTATGCCAAGATGCCGGACGAGCCCCTGGACACCAACCCACAGTCGGCCGGGCTGTCTGGAGCCCTCTCGAAATCCTCCTCCGAGGAGTCGTCCAGCGACGACGAGGATGAGGACGAAGATGAGGATGAGGACGACGAAGAGAGCAGCAGCGAGAGCTCGTCAGAGAGCGAGGAGAGCTCCGACTCGGAGGAGGAGCGCGCTAACCGGctggcagagctgcaggagcag ctgCGGGCAGTGCATGAGCAGCTGGCCGCGCTGTCGCAGAGCCCGGTCTCCAAGCCCAAAAAGAAgcgggagaggaaggagaagaaaaggaagaagaaatcgGAGAAGCACAAGGGCCGGGGAGGCGAGGAGGAGGCCCGGGCACGCCAGGCCCAGCTGAAGAAGGCCAAAAaagcagggggcagcagtggaGGGACCagcgggagcagcagcagcagcatcaccaA GAATTCCAGTAAGGTGTCGAAGGGGGCGCTGCCGGCACCCCCCATGCTCTACGactcggaggaggaggaggagagcaagCCCATGACCTACGACGAGAAGCGCCAGCTCAGCCTGGACATCAACAAGCTGCCGGGGGAGAAGCTGGGGCGGGTGGTGCACATCATCCAGTCGCGGGAGCCCTCGCTGCGCGACTCCAACCCCGAGGAGATTGAGATCGACTTCGAGACCCTCAAGCCCTCCACCCTGCGGGAGCTGGAGCGCTATGTGCTGTCCTGTCTGCGCAAGAAGCCACGCAAGCCCTACAGCGAGA CCATGAAGAAGCCGGTGGGGAAGACGAAGGAGGAGCTGGCGCTGGAGAAGAAACGGGAGCTGGAGAAGCGGCTGCAGGACGTGAGTGGCCAGCTCAACTCCACCAAGAAGCCCCCCAAGAAGG CCAATGAGAAGCCAGAGTCTGCCCAGCAGGTGCCCGTGTCGCGGCTCAGCGCCAGCAGCTCCAGCTCcgactccagcagcagcagctccagctcctcgTCCTCGGACACCAGCGACTCGGATTCCGGCTAG
- the LOC115643409 gene encoding HLA class II histocompatibility antigen, DR alpha chain-like isoform X6, with the protein MCPPGPLALPALHPAQCRGEEMGAGRGVPMAQLALLTLLALPGAGAVRVDHVHYQAEFYQRTDRSQQESGEFMQEFDQDEILYVDLERKETVWRLPNFGKFASFEAQGALSNIAVDKHNLEILIKRSNWTRAENVPPEVTVFSEEPVELGEPNVLICFADKFSPPVLSVTWLKNGQEVTGGVYETDFYPRQDNSFRKFSYLPFLPSQGDFYDCRVEHEGLPKPFTKHWEAQVPTPVPETTETLVCALGLAVGIVGIIAGTILIIKGMKMNAARNPRGPL; encoded by the exons ATGTGCCCCCCCGGCCCCCTagcactgccagccctgcacccagcccagtGCCGGGGAGAGGAGATGGGCGCAGGACGGGGCGTCCCcatggcccagctggccctgctcacccTGCTGGCCCTGCCGGGTGCCGGGGCAGTGAGAG TGGATCACGTGCACTACCAGGCGGAGTTCTACCAGCGCACGGACCGATCCCAGCAGGAGTCTGGGGAGTTCATGCAAGAGTTCGACCAGGACGAGATCTTGTACGTTGACCTGGAGAGGAAGGAGACCGTCTGGCGCCTGCCCAACTTTGGCAAGTTCGCCAGCTTCGAGGCGCAGGGCGCCCTGAGCAACATCGCCGTGGACAAGCACAACCTGGAGATCCTCATCAAGCGGTCCAACTGGACACGGGCTGAGAATG TGCCCCCTGAGGTGACCGTGTTCTCTGAAGAACCCgtggagctgggggagcccaaCGTCCTGATCTGCTTCGCGGACAAGTTCTCCCCACCGGTGCTCAGCGTGACGTGGCTGAAGAACGGGCAGGAGGTGACGGGGGGCGTCTACGAGACCGACTTCTATCCCCGCCAGGACAACTCTTTCCGCAAGTTCTCCTacctgcccttcctccccagccaggGCGACTTCTACGACTGCCGGGTGGAGCACGAGGGACTGCCCAAGCCCTTCACGAAGCACTGGG aAGCCCAGGTGCCCACCCCCGTCCCCGAGACCACAGAGACCCTGGTGTGCGCCCTGGGCCTGGCTGTGGGCATCGTCGGCATCATCGCAGGCACCATCCTCATCATCAAGGGGATGAAGATGAACGCCGCCCGCAACCCACGGGGCCCCTTGTGA
- the BRD2 gene encoding bromodomain-containing protein 2 isoform X4 — MDMGTIKRRLENNYYWGAAECMQDFNTMFTNCYIYNKPTDDIVLMAQTLEKIFLQKVAQMPAEEQEIVITVAKNSHKKGASRAAALLAGAVTAAHQVPAVSSVSHASLYTPSAEIPTTVLSIPHPSVISAPLLKSLHSAACQPVLAVPAPTQPVAKKKGVKRKADTTTPTTTAIIATSGESSPSATLLEPKAAKIPTRRESGRPIKPPKKDLPDSQQHQTSKKGKLSEQLKYCNGILKDLVSKKHAAYAWPFYKPVDASALGLHDYHEIIKCPMDLSTIKRKMENRDYHDAQEFAADVRLMFSNCYKYNPPDHDVVAMARKLQDVFEFSYAKMPDEPLDTNPQSAGLSGALSKSSSEESSSDDEDEDEDEDEDDEESSSESSSESEESSDSEEERANRLAELQEQLRAVHEQLAALSQSPVSKPKKKRERKEKKRKKKSEKHKGRGGEEEARARQAQLKKAKKAGGSSGGTSGSSSSSITKNSSKVSKGALPAPPMLYDSEEEEESKPMTYDEKRQLSLDINKLPGEKLGRVVHIIQSREPSLRDSNPEEIEIDFETLKPSTLRELERYVLSCLRKKPRKPYSETMKKPVGKTKEELALEKKRELEKRLQDVSGQLNSTKKPPKKANEKPESAQQVPVSRLSASSSSSDSSSSSSSSSSSDTSDSDSG; from the exons ATGGACATGGGGACCATCAAGCGACGTCTGGAAAACAACTATTACTGGGGGGCGGCGGAGTGCATGCAGGACTTCAACACCATGTTCACCAACTGTTACATCTACAACAAG CCCACGGATGACATTGTGCTGATGGCCCAGACACTGGAGAAGATTTTCCTGCAGAAAGTGGCTCAGATGCCTGCAGAGGAGCAGGAGATTGTCATCACCGTGGCCAAGAACAGCCACAAGAAGGGGGCTTCCCGGGCGGCAG CTCTCCTGGCAGGAGCAGTCACTGCAGCTCACCAAGTGCCCGCAGTCTCCTCAGTCTCGCATGCCTCGCTCTACACCCCAAGCGCTGAGATCCCCACCACTGTGCTCAGTATCCCCCACCCCTCGGTGATCTCAGCACCGCTTCTCAAATCACTGCACTCCGCTGCCTGCCAGCCAGTGCTGGCTGTGCCCGCTCCCACGCAGCCTGTGGCCAAG aagaAGGGTGTGAAGCGAAAAGCAGACACCAccacccccaccaccacagcCATCATCGCCACTAGCGGGGAGTCATCCCCGTCGGCCACCCTCCTGGAGCCCAAAGCGGCCAAGATCCCCACCCGGCGGGAGAGCGGGCGCCCCATCAAGCCCCCCAAGAAGGACCTGCCCGACTCGCAGCAGCACCAGACCTCCAAGAAGGGCAAGCTGTCTGAGCAGCTCAAGTATTGCAACGGCATCCTCAAGGACCTGGTGTCCAAGAAGCACGCTGCCTACGCCTGGCCGTTTTACAAGCCCGTCGACGCCTCGGCCCTGGGGCTGCACGACTACCACGAGATCATCAAGTGCCCCATGGACCTCAGCACCATCAAA CGGAAGATGGAGAACCGGGATTACCACGATGCGCAGGAATTTGCTGCCGACGTCCGGTTAATGTTCTCCAACTGCTACAAGTACAACCCTCCCGACCACGACGTCGTGGCCATGGCTCGCAAGCTGCAG GACGTGTTCGAGTTCAGCTATGCCAAGATGCCGGACGAGCCCCTGGACACCAACCCACAGTCGGCCGGGCTGTCTGGAGCCCTCTCGAAATCCTCCTCCGAGGAGTCGTCCAGCGACGACGAGGATGAGGACGAAGATGAGGATGAGGACGACGAAGAGAGCAGCAGCGAGAGCTCGTCAGAGAGCGAGGAGAGCTCCGACTCGGAGGAGGAGCGCGCTAACCGGctggcagagctgcaggagcag ctgCGGGCAGTGCATGAGCAGCTGGCCGCGCTGTCGCAGAGCCCGGTCTCCAAGCCCAAAAAGAAgcgggagaggaaggagaagaaaaggaagaagaaatcgGAGAAGCACAAGGGCCGGGGAGGCGAGGAGGAGGCCCGGGCACGCCAGGCCCAGCTGAAGAAGGCCAAAAaagcagggggcagcagtggaGGGACCagcgggagcagcagcagcagcatcaccaA GAATTCCAGTAAGGTGTCGAAGGGGGCGCTGCCGGCACCCCCCATGCTCTACGactcggaggaggaggaggagagcaagCCCATGACCTACGACGAGAAGCGCCAGCTCAGCCTGGACATCAACAAGCTGCCGGGGGAGAAGCTGGGGCGGGTGGTGCACATCATCCAGTCGCGGGAGCCCTCGCTGCGCGACTCCAACCCCGAGGAGATTGAGATCGACTTCGAGACCCTCAAGCCCTCCACCCTGCGGGAGCTGGAGCGCTATGTGCTGTCCTGTCTGCGCAAGAAGCCACGCAAGCCCTACAGCGAGA CCATGAAGAAGCCGGTGGGGAAGACGAAGGAGGAGCTGGCGCTGGAGAAGAAACGGGAGCTGGAGAAGCGGCTGCAGGACGTGAGTGGCCAGCTCAACTCCACCAAGAAGCCCCCCAAGAAGG CCAATGAGAAGCCAGAGTCTGCCCAGCAGGTGCCCGTGTCGCGGCTCAGCGCCAGCAGCTCCAGCTCcgactccagcagcagcagctccagctcctcgTCCTCGGACACCAGCGACTCGGATTCCGGCTAG